A single genomic interval of Primulina huaijiensis isolate GDHJ02 chromosome 7, ASM1229523v2, whole genome shotgun sequence harbors:
- the LOC140980639 gene encoding uncharacterized protein yields the protein MYNGIGLQTARGSGTNGYVQTNKFFIKPRTNKVAMESNKGFELGQGMAGVSRKANKDILEHDRKRKIQLKLLVLEEKLIDQGYTDAEIAEKLDEARKSLEAKDNVDEGSNSAVIPERISETQTHQIAALKEKQMETLKAALGIESEGDREKKHYDAMATSIEENDDEDEPRNVHKKNTADIRKHHVKNIRDEKDDTEKVFKTNTSSSDEPNFHREDKIRGVHNDSSDSDSDQKLGRKAKSEPKNDSRRAVTDDDSKIGVRKRREETSRTQKKSVKHDSDSSGSESQSGHSSDSGSESDRDKHYGKAHKRCNSNDDNCSDSSLNRSKLKHPSKRRRRDDYSSDEERGYKTKKSKSKRCSSYDDDSSDEGNHHIQKRTQPRYSRQQVSDGSSNEGPKNKTRRLKGPSRSKRHDSDDELYDDRSKKYDTEKHSNRADDTFKKLEQLYKSKEDGSGDERDRGRWDGQPDGKAEKLYPTKDKGSGGSEIELDRQNKSYREENNARYSRPLRHSGKNLDTDDHGDALRSRKESRHDVKRDDHYREYYGRSRRKWGDEEDLRGNKHDRDGGKDSSRKHEEKLEHQQVKRGKDEEEEHRSRKDERERENTLKRARYDDARSTGRRDDNNRNDDRRPRHRS from the exons ATGTACAACGGAATAGGATTGCAGACAGCGAGAGGTTCTGGCACCAATGGCTATGTCCAAACCAACAAGTTCTTCATCAAGCCGAGGACCAACAAAGTTGCTATGGAGTCGAACAAAGGCTTCGAATTGGGTCAGGGAATGGCTGGCGTATCCCGAAAAGCCAATAAGGATATATTGGAGCACGACCGTAAGCGTAAGATTCAACTCAAGCTTCTTGTGTTGGAGGAGAAGCTGATCGATCAGGGTTACACTGATGCGGAGATTGCGGAGAAGCTTGATGAGGCGAGGAAGTCGCTTGAGGCTAAGGATAATGTTGATGAAGGGAGTAATTCAGCAGTCATCCCGGAAAG GATTTCAGAGACGCAGACTCACCAGATTGCTGCATTGAAGGAAAAACAGATGGAAACGCTAAAAGCTGCTCTTGGAATAGAATCTGAAGGTGATAGAGAAAAGAAGCACTATGATGCCATGGCCACAAGCATTGAAGAGAATGATGATGAAGATGAACCGAGAAATGTTCACAAAAAGAATACTGCTGATATTCGTAAGCATCATGTAAAGAATATAAGAGATGAGAAGGATGACACAGAGAAGGTTTTTAAGACAAATACATCTAGCAGCGATGAACCCAATTTTCACAGAGAGGACAAAATCAGAGGGGTACATAATGATTCATCTGACTCAGACAGCGACCAGAAGCTTGGGAGAAAGGCAAagagtgaacccaaaaatgacagTAGAAGAGCAGTTACCGATGATGATTCTAAGATTGGTGTTCGCAAGAGGAGGGAAGAGACATCAAGGACACAAAAGAAATCCGTAAAACACGACAGTGATTCTTCTGGTTCAGAATCTCAATCTGGGCATAGTTCTGATTCTGGTTCTGAGTCTGACCGTGACAAGCATTATGGAAAAGCTCATAAGCGTTGTAATTCAAATGATGACAACTGTTCTGATTCCAGCCTCAATCGTTCAAAGCTAAAGCATCCTTCAAAACGCAGACGACGTGATGATTATAGTTCTGATGAAGAGCGTGGGTACAAGACTAAAAAGTCAAAAAGCAAACGTTGCAGTTCTTATGATGATGATAGTTCCGATGAAGGCAATCACCATATTCAGAAGAGAACCCAGCCTAGGTACAGTAGGCAGCAGGTCTCTGATGGTAGTTCTAATGAAGGTCCAAAAAATAAGACTCGGAGGTTAAAAGGACCTTCGAGGAGCAAGCGGCATGATTCTGATGATGAGCTCTATGACGACAGATCGAAAAAATATGATACGGAGAAGCATTCTAATAGAGCTGACGACACATTTAAGAAATTGGAACAACTGTATAAATCGAAGGAAGATGGATCTGGAGATGAACGTGACCGGGGAAGATGGGATGGACAACCTGATGGGAAGGCTGAAAAGTTATATCCAACAAAAGACAAGGGGAGTGGGGGTTCTGAGATTGAATTGGATAGACAGAATAAATCATATAGGGAAGAGAATAATGCCAGATATTCAAGACCACTAAGACACAGTGGAAAAAACCTTGATACTGATGACCATGGGGATGCACTACGCAGTAGGAAGGAATCACGGCATGACGTTAAGAGAGATGACCattatcgtgaatattatgGACGAAGTAGAAGAAAATGGGGAGATGAAGAAGACCTCCGTGGAAATAAACATGACAGAGATGGAGGTAAAGATTCAAGCAGAAAACATGAGGAAAAGTTAGAGCACCAACAGGTAAAACGGGGAAAAGATGAGGAAGAGGAACACAGGAGTAGAAAagatgagagagagagagagaacacTTTGAAGAGAGCTAGGTATGATGATGCACGTTCTACAGGAAGAAGAGATGACAATAATCGGAATGATGATAGGAGGCCTAGACACCGGTCATAG
- the LOC140980640 gene encoding uncharacterized protein isoform X2: protein MLPQIKFFNFEVAPVLDLQVTPTSEDCIVEMLSCKFEGSDVMERQNEHFSAFMRNHIKWETVDARPYLAFDVKLNLALEICTQPFTMLPVSAVESPGNIHVQNKLHLIKFYTPLLLYVQL from the exons ATGCTGCCGCAGATTAAATTTTTCAACTTTGAGGTTGCACCGGTTTTAGACTTGCAAGTAACTCCAACAAGTGAAGATTGCATAGTCGAGATGTTGTCTTGCAAG TTTGAGGGTTCTGATGTAATGGAACGCCAGAATGAACACTTCTCAG CTTTCATGAGGAATCATATAAAATGGGAAACTGTTGATGCTAGACCATATTTGGCCTTCGATGTGAAGTTAAATCTTGCCCTTGAG ATATGTACACAACCATTCACAATGCTGCCAGTATCAGCAGTTGAAAGTCCTGGAAATATACACGTACAAAACAAATTGCATTTAATAAAGTTTTATACTCCACTTTTACTTTACGTACAgctctaa
- the LOC140981745 gene encoding uncharacterized protein isoform X2 — MDFCSMLCVCHLPESENCFFHVRCALSIRPASGNIITGKSFVICKYPADPTVVLGYLSVAFLAVATGFSYFALFYPYKGKSIPQAALFQNTSFLIFFNVALATTGLAATLLLWPTITEQLHQVRNVHHNLATECPTAKTGLLGGGAFLSLDSCLFWLVALMLADNTREDYFGDSVEKTATDYGTDDAIKGSA, encoded by the exons ATGGATTTTTGTTCTATGTTGTGTGTCTGTCATCTACCAGAATCTGAAAATTGCTTTTTCCATGTTCGATGTGCACTCTCCATTAGG CCGGCATCTGGCAACATCATAACTGGGAAGAGCTTTGTCATTTGCAAGTATCCAGCTGACCCTACCGTTGTCTTGGGTTATTTGTCTGTTGCTTTCCTTGCCGTCGCCACTGGGTTTAGTTATTTCGCCTTGTTCTATCCATACAAAGGAAAGTCAATTCCACAGGCAGCTCTATTCCAAAACACGAGCTTTCTCATCTTCTTCAATGTTGCTTT GGCGACTACTGGTTTGGCCGCCACATTGTTGTTATGGCCGACCATCACAGAACAACTTCACCAGGTCCGCAACGTCCATCACAATCTTGCAACCGAGTGCCCCACGGCCAAGACTGGTCTTCTAGGTGGAGGGGCGTTTTTATCTCTTGATTCTTGCCTATTCTGGCTCGTTGCATTGATGTTAGCTGACAATACCCGAGAGGATTACTTTGGAGATTCCGTCGAGAAAACTGCTACCGATTATGGCACTGATGATGCTATAAAAGGCAGTGCCTAA
- the LOC140981745 gene encoding uncharacterized protein isoform X1: MAFTIKQTSLIVAALGVLSFIFGVIAENKKPASGNIITGKSFVICKYPADPTVVLGYLSVAFLAVATGFSYFALFYPYKGKSIPQAALFQNTSFLIFFNVALATTGLAATLLLWPTITEQLHQVRNVHHNLATECPTAKTGLLGGGAFLSLDSCLFWLVALMLADNTREDYFGDSVEKTATDYGTDDAIKGSA; the protein is encoded by the exons ATGGCTTTTACAATCAAGCAAACTTCTTTGATAGTGGCGGCTCTTGGGGTGCTTTCCTTCATATTTGGAGTTATTGCGGAGAACAAGAAG CCGGCATCTGGCAACATCATAACTGGGAAGAGCTTTGTCATTTGCAAGTATCCAGCTGACCCTACCGTTGTCTTGGGTTATTTGTCTGTTGCTTTCCTTGCCGTCGCCACTGGGTTTAGTTATTTCGCCTTGTTCTATCCATACAAAGGAAAGTCAATTCCACAGGCAGCTCTATTCCAAAACACGAGCTTTCTCATCTTCTTCAATGTTGCTTT GGCGACTACTGGTTTGGCCGCCACATTGTTGTTATGGCCGACCATCACAGAACAACTTCACCAGGTCCGCAACGTCCATCACAATCTTGCAACCGAGTGCCCCACGGCCAAGACTGGTCTTCTAGGTGGAGGGGCGTTTTTATCTCTTGATTCTTGCCTATTCTGGCTCGTTGCATTGATGTTAGCTGACAATACCCGAGAGGATTACTTTGGAGATTCCGTCGAGAAAACTGCTACCGATTATGGCACTGATGATGCTATAAAAGGCAGTGCCTAA
- the LOC140980640 gene encoding uncharacterized protein isoform X1, with the protein MLPQIKFFNFEVAPVLDLQVTPTSEDCIVEMLSCKFEGSDVMERQNEHFSAFMRNHIKWETVDARPYLAFDVKLNLALEIIAGSLRNRYMCSLHRAQLFYHESLIWFFYILILIMIIWCRYVHNHSQCCQYQQLKVLEIYTYKTNCI; encoded by the exons ATGCTGCCGCAGATTAAATTTTTCAACTTTGAGGTTGCACCGGTTTTAGACTTGCAAGTAACTCCAACAAGTGAAGATTGCATAGTCGAGATGTTGTCTTGCAAG TTTGAGGGTTCTGATGTAATGGAACGCCAGAATGAACACTTCTCAG CTTTCATGAGGAATCATATAAAATGGGAAACTGTTGATGCTAGACCATATTTGGCCTTCGATGTGAAGTTAAATCTTGCCCTTGAG ATAATTGCAGGAAGTCTGCGGAATCGATACATGTGTTCATTACATAGAGCCCAGTTATTTTATCACGAATCCTTGATCTGGTTCTTTTATATTCTCATATTAATTATGATTATTTGGTGCAGATATGTACACAACCATTCACAATGCTGCCAGTATCAGCAGTTGAAAGTCCTGGAAATATACACGTACAAAACAAATTGCATTTAA
- the LOC140980640 gene encoding uncharacterized protein isoform X3, with protein sequence MLPQIKFFNFEVAPVLDLQVTPTSEDCIVEMLSCKFEGSDVMERQNEHFSAFMRNHIKWETVDARPYLAFDVKLNLALEIMMQALVDQLVPLLVQQLLQDYEDWVHLQTSHLLQ encoded by the exons ATGCTGCCGCAGATTAAATTTTTCAACTTTGAGGTTGCACCGGTTTTAGACTTGCAAGTAACTCCAACAAGTGAAGATTGCATAGTCGAGATGTTGTCTTGCAAG TTTGAGGGTTCTGATGTAATGGAACGCCAGAATGAACACTTCTCAG CTTTCATGAGGAATCATATAAAATGGGAAACTGTTGATGCTAGACCATATTTGGCCTTCGATGTGAAGTTAAATCTTGCCCTTGAG ATAATGATGCAGGCCTTAGTGGACCAGTTAGTTCCATTGCTCGTGCAACAGCTGCTCCAAGATTACGAGGATTGGGTTCATCTCCAAACCAGTCACCTCCTACAGTGA